A window of Castanea sativa cultivar Marrone di Chiusa Pesio chromosome 1, ASM4071231v1 contains these coding sequences:
- the LOC142623309 gene encoding protein CLP1 homolog, giving the protein MAYSGGAMGAPVAAGPASSSTVRQFKLDKECELRIEVSDASPLRLRLLNGTAEIFGSELPPEIWLTFPPRLKFGVFTWYGATIETDGTTELVYTADETPMVSYVNVHAILEGRRNRAKASPSNDSDSSQGPRVIVVGPTDSGKSSLSKMLLSWAAKQGWKPTYVDLDIGQGSITIPGCIGATPIEMPIDPVEGIPLDMPLVYFFGQSTPSNNVDLYKVLVKELAKILERQFAGNAESRAAGMVINTMGWIEGLGYELLLHAIDTFNANVVLVLGQEKLWSMLRDVMKNNKPNVDVVKLQKSGGVVNRNAKFRQKARSYRIREYFYGLTNDLSPHSNTANFSDFFVYRIGGGPQAPRSALPIGAEPAADPTRLVLVSINPDLLHVVLAVSFAKEPDEIISSNVAGFIYITDIDMQRKKIIYLAPSAGDLPSKYLIVGNLTWLET; this is encoded by the exons ATGGCGTACAGTGGCGGAGCCATGGGTGCGCCAGTGGCGGCGGGTCCGGCATCGTCGTCGACGGTGAGGCAATTCAAATTGGACAAAGAGTGCGAACTGAGAATCGAAGTCAGTGACGCCTCGCCTCTCCGTCTCCGCCTCCTTAACGGCACAGCCGAGATTTTCGGCTCCGAGCTCCCACCGGAAATCTGGCTCACATTTCCTCCCAGACTCAAATTCGGC GTTTTTACTTGGTATGGAGCCACGATTGAAACGGATGGTACTACAGAACTTGTTTATACTGCAGACGAG ACACCCATGGTTAGTTATGTAAATGTTCATGCTATTCTGGAAGGGCGAAGAAATCGTGCAAAAGCATCGCCATCTAATGACTCTGATTCATCTCAG GGTCCTAGGGTGATTGTTGTGGGACCTACAGATTCTGGCAAGAGTTCCTTATCAAAGATGCTTCTTAGTTGGGCAGCTAAACAGGGTTGGAAACCTACTTATGTGGACTTGGATATTGGACAAGGATCTATTACAATTCCTGGATGCATAGGAGCCACTCCAATTGAAATGCCAATTGATCCAGTGGAAGGAATTCCTCTTGATATGCCCCTTGTCTACTTCTTTGGACAGTCAACTCCTAG TAACAATGTAGATTTGTACAAAGTTCTTGTGAAGGAGCTTGCTAAAATACTGGAGAGACAGTTTGCTGGCAATGCCGAATCTCGAGCTGCAGGAATGGTGATCAATACCATGGGATGGATAGAAGGATTAGGCTATGAG TTGCTTCTACATGCAATTGATACATTCAATGCCAATGTTGTCTTGGTCTTGGGTCAG GAAAAACTTTGGAGCATGCTTAGAGACGTCATGAAGAACAACAAGCCTAATGTTGATGTTGTGAAACTTCAAAAGTCAGGTGGTGTCGTTAACAGGAATGCCAAGTTTCGTCAGAAGGCCAGGAGTTATAGGATAAGG GAATACTTTTACGGCCTTACCAATGATCTCTCTCCACATTCTAATACTGCAAATTTTAGCGACTTTTTTGTCTATCGAATTGGAGGTGGGCCACAGGCCCCACGTTCAGCACTGCCAATTGGGGCTGAGCCAGCTGCAGACCCAACAAGATTAGTACTTGTCAGTATCAACCCGGATTTGCTCCATGTAGTTCTTGCTGTCTCGTTTGCCAAAGAACCTGATGAAATAATTTCAAG tAATGTTGCTGGCTTTATCTATATCACAGACATTGACATGCAAAG gaaaaaaattatatacctTGCACCATCGGCAGGAGATCTTCCAAGCAAATATTTGATAGTGGGAAACCTGACATGGCTTGAAACCTGA
- the LOC142633654 gene encoding putative polygalacturonase At1g80170 yields MAKFLLCVLVFALCFVSTQSRPIFIDSRKVYNVVDYGAVGDGLVDDTKVRLMDFAVFAYEVYDMVNYVVLPFMDAWKATCKSSMSSPTMHVPQGMTFLLQPLTFNGNCKSNNITVQIDGTIIAPSDPSAWKCPDDKCDIWIEFHDFKGLLIRGSGTINGQGTKWWGLKCKQNKRVCGRKPTGFVIGGSNNVHIDGLTFEDSPKMHIAFERSEWVNATSLTIQAPKHSPNTDGIHIQHSKNIIIYNTSIGTGDDCISIGDGSSHINISNIDCGPGHGISIGSLGKDGKHETVEFVHVKDVSFTGTTNGARIKTWQGGKGHARNITFEHITSIDSARPIIIDQYYCDHKVHKHCGNETSAVRVSNIVYDQIYGTSDKEIAVEFSCSKSVPCYNIVMRNISLHSTEDGTQTSSICQNVRGLRNGDIIPDVPCLNEAENLPIVN; encoded by the exons ATGGCCAAGTTTCTACTATGTGTTCTTGTTTTTGCTTTATGTTTTGTATCAACACAATCCCGTCCCATCTTCATTGATTCAAGAAAGGTTTATAACGTGGTTGATTATGGAGCTGTAGGAGATGGACTTGTTGATGATACCAAGGTTAGACTAATGGACTTTGCAGTCTTTGCTTATGAGGTTTATGATATGGTTAATTATGTTGTATT GCCTTTTATGGATGCTTGGAAAGCTACATGCAAATCTTCAATGTCTTCCCCCACCATGCATGTTCCTCAAGGGATGACTTTTTTGCTCCAACCCTTGACCTTCAATGGCAATTGCAAATCCAATAATATCACTGTCCAG ATTGACGGCACTATAATTGCACCAAGTGATCCTTCTGCATGGAAATGCCCTGATGACAAATGCGATATATGGATCGAATTCCATGACTTCAAGGGTCTCCTTATCCGTGGATCTGGTACTATCAATGGACAGGGAACAAAGTGGTGGGGTCTGAAatgcaaacaaaataaaaga GTTTGTGGCAGGAAACCAACT GGTTTTGTAATAGGAGGCTCCAACAATGTGCACATTGATGGCCTAACCTTTGAGGACAGTCCAAAAATGCACATTGCTTTTGAAAGGTCAGAATGGGTGAATGCTACTTCTCTCACTATCCAAGCCCCTAAGCATAGCCCTAACACCGATGGAATTCATATCCAACATTCCAAAAACATCATCATATACAACACTAGCATTGGGACCG GTGATGACTGTATTTCGATTGGTGATGGCTCGTCCCACATCAACATCAGCAATATTGATTGTGGGCCAGGTCATGGAATAAG CATTGGAAGTCTGGGTAAGGATGGAAAGCATGAAACAGTAGAGTTTGTTCATGTCAAGGATGTCTCTTTCACGGGAACCACAAATGGAGCTAGAATAAAGACATGGCAG GGAGGGAAAGGACATGCAAGAAATATAACCTTTGAGCATATCACATCTATTGATTCAGCTCGTCCTATCATCATTGATCAATATTACTGTGACCACAAGGTTCACAAGCACTGTGGAAATGAA aCATCGGCGGTTCGTGTTAGTAATATTGTGTACGATCAAATATATGGGACATCAGATAAAGAAATTGCCGTGGAATTTTCATGTAGCAAGTCAGTTCCATGCTACAACATTGTAATGAGGAACATAAGTTTGCACTCGACTGAAGATGGAACGCAGACTTCATCTATATGCCAGAATGTTAGAGGACTTAGAAATGGTGATATAATTCCAGATGTACCTTGCCTCAATGAAGCTGAGAATTTACCAATAGTGAATTAA
- the LOC142613356 gene encoding serine/threonine-protein kinase PBL36-like: protein MALQPSEIKEEVALDVGKSKGKNKKDGGEVESGCWDSTFKFFGSLLSSKSKVDSSLSGPTANSVGSNFVNEKSRDHPVASVGSSTTTSNTDGTFSISKFSSTSTSKLSISSTLKFSEELKVSSQLRKFTFNELKLATRNFRPDSILGEGGFGCVFKGWIEENGTGPAKPGTGLTVAVKTLNHDGHQGHKEWLAEIDLLGDLIHPHLVKLIGFSIEDDQRLLVYEFLPRGSLENHLFRRSLPLPWSIRMKIALGAAKGLSFLHEEAQRPIIYRDFKTSNILLDTDYNAKLSDFGLAKDGPEGDKTHVSTRVMGTYGYAAPEYVLTGHLSSKSDVYSFGVVLLELLTGRRSMDKKRPNGEQSLVGWARPLLGDKKRLYQLIDPRLEGHFSIKGAEKAAQLAVRCLGRDPKARPKMSEVVEALKPLPNLKDMASSSSFFQTMQADRARSNSNALHGNGMQAASRPRNGQPMRNLSIINGPQASPNPHSRQSPKPNGRES from the exons ATGGCTTTGCAGCCTAGTGAAATTAAAGAGGAGGTGGCTTTGGATGTGGGCAAGTCAAAGGGAAAGAATAAGAAAGATGGGGGAGAGGTAGAGTCTGGGTGTTGGGATAGCACTTTCAAGTTCTTTGGCAGCTTATTATCTTCAAAATCAAAAGTTGATAGCTCCTTGAGTGGCCCTACTGCTAATTCTG TGGGGAGCAATTTTGTGAATGAGAAAAGCAGAGACCATCCAGTTGCTTCAGTAGGGTCCTCTACAACAACTAGCAATACAGATGgcactttttctatttccaaATTCAGTTCTACATCAACGTCGAAATTAAGTATTTCTTCAACATTAAAATTCAGTGAGGAGCTTAAGGTTTCTTCTCAACTTCGGAAGTTCACATTCAATGAGCTAAAGTTGGCCACAAGGAACTTCAGACCTGATAGTATTCTTGGTGAAGGTGGGTTTGGTTGCGTCTTCAAAGGTTGGATTGAGGAGAATGGCACTGGTCCTGCAAAACCTGGTACTGGACTTACGGTTGCAGTCAAGACTCTCAACCATGATGGACATCAGGGTCATAAAGAATGGCTT GCTGAAATTGATTTGCTTGGTGACCTCATCCATCCTCATTTGGTTAAATTGATTGGTTTCTCCATTGAAGATGATCAAAGGTTGCTAGTTTATGAGTTTCTGCCTCGGGGAAGTTTGGAGAACCATCTTTTCAGAA GGTCCCTGCCTCTTCCTTGGTCTATCAGGATGAAAATTGCACTTGGTGCTGCAAAAGGCCTTTCCTTTCTTCATGAAGAGGCTCAAAGACCAATCATATACCGTGATTTCAAAacatctaatattttattagatacG gaTTACAATGCCAAGCTCTCAGATTTTGGGCTTGCCAAAGATGGTCCAGAGGGAGACAAAACTCATGTATCAACACGAGTTATGGGAACATATGGCTATGCAGCTCCAGAATATGTCTTGACTG GACATCTGTCATCAAAGAGCGATGTGTACAGTTTTGGAGTTGTCCTACTTGAATTATTGACTGGCAGAAGATCCATGGACAAAAAAAGACCAAATGGGGAACAAAGCCTTGTTGGATGGGCAAGACCCCTTCTTGGAGACAAGAAGAGGTTGTACCAGCTAATAGATCCTCGCCTTGAAGGTCACTTCTCAATCAAAGGTGCAGAGAAAGCTGCCCAGCTTGCTGTCCGCTGCCTTGGCCGAGACCCTAAAGCCAGACCTAAGATGAGTGAGGTCGTTGAAGCTCTAAAGCCTCTGCCAAACCTCAAGGATATGGCCAGCTCTTCATCTTTCTTCCAGACCATGCAAGCTGATCGTGCCCGGTCAAACTCAAATGCTCTCCATGGAAATGGAATGCAGGCAGCATCTAGACCAAGGAATGGACAACCAATGAGGAACTTATCAATTATAAATGGTCCTCAAGCTTCTCCAAACCCTCATTCTCGTCAGTCTCCAAAACCAAATGGAAGAGAATCATAG